One window of the Choristoneura fumiferana chromosome 18, NRCan_CFum_1, whole genome shotgun sequence genome contains the following:
- the LOC141437712 gene encoding uncharacterized protein isoform X2: MIQLDLKSTTKALAPRLVISWTSYWDILGSELVHFFYAVATKLIVLKIVYGIIFFVVISKAWHFVLWFIHYLKEKKHEHEYIEIDHDHHEYGHHDFGHHHDFDHGHHEYDHGYHGYGHGHHGSGHHDYGHHDHEPYKGQGYGSYVKDDYYPQKKKGMYDADGSYSVKGAR; this comes from the exons ATGATACAATTGGATTTGAAAAGTACCACGAAAGCACTGGCACCACGTCTAGTAATTTCTTGGACTTCGTATTGGGATATTTTAGGCAGTGAATTAG TTCACTTCTTCTACGCGGTGGCCACGAAGCTGATCGTACTAAAAATAGTCTACGGCATCATCTTCTTTGTGGTCATCTCAAAAGCCTGGCATTTCGTGCTCTGGTTCATCCACTATCTAAAAGAGAAGAAGCACGAGCATGAATACATCGAGATTGACCATGACCATCATGAATATGGTCATCATGACTTCGGCCATCACCATGACTTTGACCACGGTCATCATGAATATGACCACGGTTATCATGGCTACGGTCATGGCCATCACGGCTCCGGGCATCATGACTATGGTCACCACGACCACGAGCCTTATAAAGGGCAAGGTTATGGTTCTTATGTTAAGGATGACTATTATCCTCAAAAAAAGAAAGGAATGTATGATGCTGATGGGTCCTATTCTGTAAAAGGTGCGagataa
- the LOC141437712 gene encoding uncharacterized protein isoform X1, producing the protein MNFFVIFVWFGLGLVEASEEIKEVDLIEPRGHAKYALLIHFFYAVATKLIVLKIVYGIIFFVVISKAWHFVLWFIHYLKEKKHEHEYIEIDHDHHEYGHHDFGHHHDFDHGHHEYDHGYHGYGHGHHGSGHHDYGHHDHEPYKGQGYGSYVKDDYYPQKKKGMYDADGSYSVKGAR; encoded by the exons atgaattTCTTTGTGATTTTCGTGTGGTTTGGTTTGGGTTTAGTTGAGGCTTCAGAAGAAATTAAAGAAGTGGATTTAATCGAGCCCCGAGGACACGCAAAATATGCATTGTTAA TTCACTTCTTCTACGCGGTGGCCACGAAGCTGATCGTACTAAAAATAGTCTACGGCATCATCTTCTTTGTGGTCATCTCAAAAGCCTGGCATTTCGTGCTCTGGTTCATCCACTATCTAAAAGAGAAGAAGCACGAGCATGAATACATCGAGATTGACCATGACCATCATGAATATGGTCATCATGACTTCGGCCATCACCATGACTTTGACCACGGTCATCATGAATATGACCACGGTTATCATGGCTACGGTCATGGCCATCACGGCTCCGGGCATCATGACTATGGTCACCACGACCACGAGCCTTATAAAGGGCAAGGTTATGGTTCTTATGTTAAGGATGACTATTATCCTCAAAAAAAGAAAGGAATGTATGATGCTGATGGGTCCTATTCTGTAAAAGGTGCGagataa